The region GTCGGGAAGCAGCTTTTCACGCACGCCGGACCTCAAGCTGTCAAGTTGATCCAGGAGATGGACGGCGAAGTTTTCCTCGACCTAAAATTCCACGATATACCGACGACCGTCGCTAAAGCCGCCATCGAGGCGACACGTCTCGGAGTCAAGATGTTCAACGTCCACGCCTCCGGCAGTCTCGCGATGATGCGCCAGACCGCCAAAGAGGTTAACCGCGTCTGCCGCCAGGAGTCGCTCAGAAAACCGATCATGCTCGCCGTGACCGTGCTTACGAGCCTCAACGATAGCGATTTGAAAAAGGTCGGCGTGACGGGAGAGGTTGCGGACCAGGTCGTGCGCCTGGCGCTGCTCAGCCAGAAGGCGGGGATGGACGGGGTGGTCGCCGCGCCCAACGAGGTCAGTGAAATCCGCGCGGCCTGCGGGCGGCGCTTCGTGATCGTGACGCCCGGGATCCGGCTGCAAAAAAGCAAGCGCGACGACCAGAAGCGGGTGATGACTCCGGCCGACGCCGTGCGCGCCGGCGTGGACTACATCGTCGTCGGCCGGCCGATCATGGAAGCCGCCGACCCCGTCAACGTGGCCCGGGAGATCATCGCCGAGATGGAGCAAAGCGCGAAAAAATTTTTCTGACGAGGATGAACCATGGCAACACTGTCGCTCAATTTAGGCTTCAATCCCGCGCCGAACGCGAAGGGCTTCTTCGACGGCTCCGTGCGGTTGAAAGATATAGACCTCAAGCTCGAGTCTGAGTTCGGCGAAGGCTTCGACAACGTCGGCGCCAGGCATCGGAAGATCATCGCTGGCGGTCTCGACGGCGGCGAGCTCTCTATCTCTTCTTATATTTTAGCCCGAAAGCGCGGGGTGAGACTGCGTGCGCTGCCGGTTTTCCTTTCGCGGAAATTCCGCCATCGCTGCATGTACGTGCCCGCGGGATCGAAGCTGCGCGACCCTTCCGAGCTGGCGGGCAAGAAGATCACGATCCATCGCTACAACGCGACGACGCCGGTCTGGCTCAAGGGCATTCTGCAAAACGAATACGGCGTCAAACCCGGGACGGTGGAATGGTGCGTCGCCGAGCCGGACATCGCGGAGGAGTCGCTCAGGCCGCCGCCGCCCGAGATTCGCGTGCGGCTCATCCCCGAGCCGCGCACGCGCGAGCACGCCATCGAGCTGTTGGAGCGCGGCGAAGTCGACGCGGCGCTCGAACCCTACGACGTGCTCGCGACCAATCCCAAGCTCAGGCGGATTTTCCCCGACCACCGCCGCGTCGAGGAAGATTTCTTCCGCCGCACCGGCTGCTTCCCGATCAACCACCTCTTCGTCTTGAAGGAAGACATTGCCGAGGCGCGTCCGTCGATCGTCGTGGATCTGCTCAACGCGTTTCGCGAGGCCGAGGCGATGGCGGACAGGTATCGTAACGACAAGCAAAAG is a window of Candidatus Binatia bacterium DNA encoding:
- the pyrF gene encoding orotidine-5'-phosphate decarboxylase codes for the protein MRERLILALDVEDLDRVKATLKLLAGEVGMFKVGKQLFTHAGPQAVKLIQEMDGEVFLDLKFHDIPTTVAKAAIEATRLGVKMFNVHASGSLAMMRQTAKEVNRVCRQESLRKPIMLAVTVLTSLNDSDLKKVGVTGEVADQVVRLALLSQKAGMDGVVAAPNEVSEIRAACGRRFVIVTPGIRLQKSKRDDQKRVMTPADAVRAGVDYIVVGRPIMEAADPVNVAREIIAEMEQSAKKFF